In a single window of the Bradyrhizobium sp. ORS 285 genome:
- a CDS encoding autotransporter domain-containing protein, which yields MRRMSQASMLCGMALSGAWLTLSQPASAQTTYTRIQAFGDSYADTGNLWTFTGGIGKLPLYPTGRFSGGTNFVDTTSALLGIPQLNYAIGGATSGTTNVAGPGIPGFVQEWSGLTGFSGKIASTDLVEISIGGNDARAYYRAGGTFAGAPTAAAVTAQQAMTGINALVGAGARSIVFTAGDVSTLPEAVGNANAPTGKLYSTTYNSLMQASLANVARNGVRVEYVDTSLIGSLIQANPQRYGFSNVGACPVACIGNPALQNQYLFYVDGVHLTSHGFEVLGQYIVNRLNAPLTFAPQGDVASITAMGFASTLFGKLDQFRETAGFAPSAMNSYGAIITKAPSVKAPPLAAVNPWSFYMQGNGGISDRHGNGAANGFNLDSVGGTIGVEYRLSANAMIGTAFDYSNPKARLFGNAGTTDANSYQFGLYGAWASSNLFAQALATIGHQDYRNTRPGVVDTITSNPGGTTFVVAGKAGYLFDAGTAKLGPIGGLTYARARVDGFTEAGDPALTLTVGSQTAETLVGSVGVQLRTPFQAQGATINPYLNLTLDDDIIGNGRLIQYSATSAPVIVNNWNVPNSTSHNVYGRVTAGVVAPFWSNVALTANVSRTIGRTGGDDFYGSGGLKVSF from the coding sequence ATGAGACGTATGAGTCAGGCGTCAATGCTGTGCGGAATGGCGCTGTCCGGAGCGTGGCTGACGCTGAGCCAACCAGCATCCGCCCAAACAACCTACACGCGTATCCAGGCCTTCGGTGACAGCTACGCCGACACGGGCAATCTCTGGACCTTCACCGGCGGCATCGGCAAGCTGCCGCTGTATCCGACCGGGCGCTTCAGTGGCGGCACCAATTTCGTCGACACCACCTCGGCGCTGCTCGGCATTCCCCAGCTCAACTACGCGATCGGCGGCGCGACCAGCGGCACGACCAACGTCGCGGGGCCCGGCATTCCCGGCTTCGTTCAGGAATGGAGCGGACTGACGGGGTTCTCCGGCAAGATCGCCTCGACCGATCTCGTCGAGATTTCGATCGGCGGCAATGACGCGCGCGCCTATTACCGTGCGGGCGGCACGTTTGCCGGCGCGCCAACCGCGGCGGCGGTCACCGCGCAGCAAGCCATGACCGGCATCAACGCGCTGGTCGGCGCCGGCGCGCGCAGCATCGTGTTCACGGCCGGCGATGTCAGCACCTTGCCGGAGGCGGTCGGCAACGCCAATGCGCCGACCGGCAAGCTCTACAGCACGACCTACAACAGCCTGATGCAGGCCTCGCTTGCGAACGTGGCGCGCAACGGCGTGCGCGTCGAATATGTCGATACGAGCCTCATCGGCTCCCTGATCCAGGCCAATCCGCAGCGCTACGGCTTCAGCAATGTCGGCGCCTGTCCGGTCGCCTGCATCGGCAATCCGGCGCTGCAGAACCAGTATCTGTTCTATGTCGACGGCGTGCACCTGACCTCGCACGGCTTCGAGGTGCTCGGGCAATACATCGTCAACCGCCTCAATGCGCCGCTGACCTTCGCGCCGCAGGGCGACGTCGCATCTATCACCGCGATGGGCTTCGCCTCGACCTTGTTCGGCAAGCTCGATCAGTTCCGCGAGACCGCGGGCTTCGCGCCGTCGGCGATGAACTCTTATGGCGCCATCATCACCAAGGCGCCTTCCGTGAAGGCGCCGCCATTGGCCGCGGTCAACCCGTGGTCGTTCTACATGCAGGGCAATGGCGGGATCAGCGATCGCCACGGCAACGGCGCCGCGAACGGCTTCAATCTCGACAGCGTCGGCGGCACGATCGGGGTCGAGTACCGGCTGTCGGCGAACGCCATGATCGGCACCGCGTTCGACTATTCCAATCCCAAGGCACGGCTGTTCGGCAATGCGGGCACGACGGATGCGAACTCCTATCAGTTCGGCCTCTACGGCGCATGGGCGAGCAGCAACCTGTTTGCGCAAGCCCTCGCCACGATCGGCCACCAGGACTATCGCAACACGCGGCCGGGCGTGGTCGACACCATCACCTCGAATCCCGGCGGCACGACCTTCGTCGTCGCCGGCAAGGCCGGCTATCTGTTCGATGCCGGCACGGCGAAGCTCGGCCCGATCGGCGGCCTGACCTATGCCCGCGCCAGGGTCGACGGCTTCACCGAGGCCGGCGATCCCGCGCTGACGCTGACGGTCGGCTCGCAGACGGCGGAGACCCTGGTCGGTAGTGTGGGCGTGCAGCTGCGAACGCCGTTCCAGGCGCAGGGCGCCACGATCAATCCGTATCTGAACCTGACGCTCGATGACGACATCATCGGCAACGGCCGCCTGATCCAGTACAGCGCGACCTCTGCGCCTGTCATCGTCAACAACTGGAACGTCCCGAACAGCACGTCGCATAATGTCTACGGCCGTGTGACCGCGGGCGTGGTCGCGCCGTTCTGGAGCAACGTGGCGCTGACGGCCAACGTGTCGCGGACGATCGGGCGGACCGGCGGCGACGACTTCTATGGCAGCGGGGGCTTGAAGGTCTCGTTCTGA
- a CDS encoding VOC family protein, whose protein sequence is MPEFNFLILYVDNPPNSAAFYSDLLGIPVIEQSPTFAMLPLREGIMLGLWSRHTVEPAAAGAAGSVETAFAVSGVGEVERLHGDWKARGLRIIQEPTRMDFGTTFVALDPDGHRLRVFVPQDAG, encoded by the coding sequence ATGCCCGAGTTCAATTTCCTGATCCTGTATGTCGACAACCCGCCGAACAGCGCCGCCTTCTACTCAGACCTGCTGGGCATTCCCGTCATCGAGCAATCGCCGACCTTTGCCATGCTGCCGCTGCGCGAGGGCATCATGCTGGGCTTGTGGTCGCGGCACACGGTCGAGCCGGCCGCGGCTGGCGCGGCGGGGTCGGTCGAAACCGCGTTCGCCGTGTCCGGCGTGGGTGAGGTCGAGCGACTGCACGGGGATTGGAAGGCGCGCGGCCTCCGCATCATTCAGGAACCGACACGCATGGATTTCGGCACGACCTTTGTCGCGCTCGATCCGGACGGGCATCGCCTCCGCGTCTTCGTCCCGCAGGACGCCGGCTAA